From a region of the Daphnia magna isolate NIES linkage group LG1, ASM2063170v1.1, whole genome shotgun sequence genome:
- the LOC116936390 gene encoding bromodomain and WD repeat-containing protein 3 isoform X1 produces the protein MDIKPFANQSDAPSSVTAELYFLIARLLSQGPCRNASEALQRELEIHGLLPKRIDWLGNEHDQTYAQVCQNFSHVGSNHLLELCRRLGPLVDKEVPTNVRGVHSLLGAGRQSILRRKEDQVRKLHREHYVVRQNKKPRLFPHDITHPPNAVSLLFGREFTGSFDQRGIAPAKLYSRVQLFCRTLGHLSAVYCVLFDRTGQYIFTGADDLLIKIWSVVTGRLLATLRGASAEIADLAVSCDNSLLAAGSCDKIVRVWCLRTTAPIAVLTGHGGTITSINFCPADRGSVHYLASTSSDGSVSFWEYVKEPGQIPKFFPRPHKFNEKIRPGQAQMLCASFSPGGMFMATGCADHHVRVYAMFGQEGPERILEQEAHSDRVDSIQWANTGLRFISGSKDGTALIWRYERQEWRTVRLRMSCRLEGASSATAEELSQKLKVTMVTWSRDDRYLITAVSDFSIKLWDSSTGILRKELRGHEGEAFVLESHPYDPNVLLSAGHDGRLLIWDMSKGEVMKSFLNFIDGQGHGAVFDAKWNPSGSTIAATDSHGHLSIYGIGPSESFKKLPKAIFFHTDYRPLIRDAHHHVLDEQTQLAPHLMPPPFLVDSEGNPYPPHMQRLVPGRENLKDDQLVPTVVVNANGEQEILAGVEMPVLPGAEVANNPPVVVSPPQFVPQRTRSNIDQMIAELAHQQERQRNRPRSSTTAAVAAASGTNSSTSSVPPNSDHSYTSRTPHTVHNRPLLVASGSTNSPRASVTPDPAFNETDGDAAQNDDSVNLSTEATASESLPGFSRRVIVKPLTIGQLASVKNERQGCADEEVTLFYQEVQRKSPNIFLNTSVSPGITALLAARSHGVSDDGWSPSRPRRGHPSRPARTYQRERNVVSSPARSRIPPVSPARRTSAIMAPPQQPNQQHNYRTRANRTTNGTRDRIREGASDGTRERSRRVVRRVVSTDEDEEVDIEVEERRSSRRTSPRDEDSGDEEETRRTRSNARQRPQTRNGDALSTSDSDDSESESDLASDLLDSDDSDSETRGSSSSSSSEYSDWTAEAGVNLEPPKRTRKKVYRRPRCLSSEEETTTASTSAQPANAEAEEGEGSQPGPKKRRAPIPKAGSGGLDRIPESFRPSEWLSSVVPRRQPFYPQMGDEVIYFRQGHEQYVDAINQKKLFDLNPRSLPWSSQTIREQELVKIIGIKYEIKPPRLCCLKLGLMDPATGVLTGESFTLKYHDVADVLDFLVLKQNYELAIQRNWQPGDRFRSIIDDLWWEGQLETREPFQPQCPDSMFLCYRIRWDNDEVDRLSPWDLEKIDLERRPTSAGTGVPVIPAEIAMTLYQPRAEDWPPGGDRDSECDRIAAGISQVMGLAIAEPFAAPVDLNLYPSYAYVVEYPMDLSTIKARLENRFYRRVTAVQYDVRYVFTNACKFNEPKSDIVRSASIISDLCLEIIRNRDSVDATALYHQLVEKYKIRDESANENATAGPSTSKGADTKRNESAPNTPNTRSKSRRNSEHTNSDSDNDSSKAKGKNGTNSAKSKEKKINTRIAKAAALSWKQQCKDLLEMLHNSEDGGPFREPVNILEVPDYLQVIDHPMDLLTVREQLQVSNYATPMDFTKDVRLIFENSKNFNTNKKSRIYAMTVRLSAVFEEHIRSILASYKYRKNTGRKSKSPHSKGTKSRKGKSLAPPNAARGIKLENGVELPRENIKIVLSRVNKGQIVVQPSSSTQTTDAGVGSVRRRILEEDEPGASNHSVLPNGNSVHTSEDIDVKPGPSGLSASALAPTTNGLGKRGPKRRIVSDDDYEEEEDDDDDHEATLLIPKEEESLGSPDQNKSQEDLTKGKALKKRDASAVLRSGQEESSSEDEKPISQRRRLPMAKVPVPVVKEEDVRPSSSSSNGSSVSKGNSSNSGSLCEDGSSLRRSGRARRKPKRPFDSEPSENEEKSPALAEGRKHQPRAVRTRNGGKRTVRYREDSEDEAKKRNSRQTGESKGNSSRLARKVNSDDDDDDDDHENEDPRVKKQENGSIKRCSRQSAQEASKRLRTDLATSSDDDDVPAIPTYAVSSRGRLRKIINHSHQDSYSE, from the exons atggacattaaaccCTTCGCAAATCAAAGTGATGCACCTTCATCTGTGACAGCAG AACTCTACTTCTTGATCGCCCGATTACTCAGCCAGGGCCCTTGCCGAAATGCTTCAGAG GCGCTACAACGGGAGTTGGAGATACACGGG tTGTTACCAAAACGGATCGATTGGCTCGGGAATGAACACGATCAAACTTATGCACAAGTG tGCCAAAATTTTTCACATGTCGGTAGCAACCATTTGCTAGAATTATGCCGGCGATTGGGTCCGTTAGTAGACAAGGAGGTGCCGACCAACGTCCGAGGTGTTCACTCATTGCTGGGCGCCGGACGACAGTCAATACTCCGTCGTAAAGAGG ATCAAGTAAGAAAACTCCATCGTGAGCACTATGTTGTACGACAGAACAAGAAACCTCGGTTATTTCCACATGACATCACTCACCCACCTAATGCAG TTTCGCTGTTGTTCGGGCGTGAATTTACGGGGTCGTTCGACCAACGAGGTATTGCTCCCGCGAAACTCTACAGCCGGGTTCAGCTGTTTTGTCGCACGCTAGGCCATCTTTCAGCTGTTTATTGTGTCCTCTTCGATCGGACTGGCCAATACATTTTTACG GGAGCCGATGATCTTCTGATCAAAATCTGGAGTGTTGTTACGGGCCGCTTGTTAGCTACTCTCCGTGGTGCCTCAGCGGAGATCGCCGATTTGGCCGTTAGTTGCGATAATTCGTTGCTGGCAGCCGGATCATGCGATAAAATTGTTCGCGTCTGGTGCCTTCGTACTACTGCCCCC attGCAGTATTGACTGGTCATGGAGGTACAATCACTTCCATCAACTTTTGTCCTGCAGATAGAGGCTCGGTTCACTATCTGGCATCTACTAGTTCTGATGGCTCGGTTTCCTTTTGGGAATATGTTAAAGAGCCGGGTCAGATACCAAAATTCTT TCCTAGACCTCACAAGTTCAATGAGAAAATCAGGCCTGGTCAAGCTCAAATGTTGTGTGCTTCGTTTAGCCCAGGTGGCATGTTTATGGCTACTGGTTGCGCTGATCATCACGTCAG GGTGTATGCCATGTTTGGACAAGAAGGACCTGAGCGTATTCTTGAACAGGAAGCTCATTCTGATCGAGTGGATTCCATCCAGTGGGCCAATACAGGCCTTCGTTTCATTTCGGGCAGCAAGGATGGTACTGCGCTAATATGGCGTTATGAACGACAAGAATGGCGAACTGTCCGCTTAAGGATGAGTTGTCGCCTTGAAGGTGCCAGCAGTGCCACAGCCGAGGAACTGAGTCAAAAACTGAAAGTCACTATGGTTACATGGAGCCGTGATGACCGTTACCTCATTACGGCTGTAAGTGACTTCTCCATCAAGCTTTGGGATTCATCAACTG GTATCCTGCGCAAAGAACTGAGAGGACACGAAGGCGAGGCATTTGTTTTGGAGTCCCACCCCTACGATCCCAATGTGCTGTTGAGTGCCGGGCACGACGGTCGTCTTTTGATTTGGGACATGTCCAAAGGCGAGGTAATGAAATCGTTCCTGAACTTCATTGATGGTCAAGGGCATGGAGCAGTTTTTGACGCCAAATGGAACCCATCCGGCTCAACGATTGCTGCAACGGACTCTCATGGCCATTTATCAATCTATGGCATAG GGCCGAGTGAATCATTTAAGAAGTTACCCAAAGCCATTTTCTTCCATACGGACTATCGACCGTTAATTCGGGATGCTCATCATCATGTGCTGGATGAGCAAACGCAGTTGGCGCCCCATTTGATGCCTCCTCCCTTCCTGGTCGACAGCGAAGGCAACCCGTACCCTCCTCATATGCAAAGATTAGTGCCTGGCCGAGAAAATCTTAAGGATGATCAGCTGGTTCCTACTGTGGTGGTTAATGCGAACGGCGAACAAGAAATATTGGCAGGAGTAGAGATGCCTGTACTGCCCGGTGCTGAGGTCGCGAATAACCCACCAGTTGTTGTGTCCCCTCCGCAATTCGTTCCTCAGCGTACTCGTTCAAACATTGATCAGATGATTGCTGAGCTGGCACACCAGCAGGAAAGGCAACGAAATCGTCCTCGCTCTTCTACAACGGCGGCAGTCGCTGCAGCGTCAGGAACCAATTCTTCAACTTCTAGCGTTCCACCCAACAGCGACCACTCGTATACGTCTCGAACACCCCACACCGTCCATAACCGTCCGTTACTTGTTGCATCTGGCAGCACCAATTCTCCCAGAGCATCTGTTACGCCTGATCCAGCATTTAACGAAACTGATGGTGATGCTGCCCAGAATGATGATTCCGTAAACCTGTCAACTGAAGCCACTGCTTCCGAATCTCTGCCCGGTTTCAGCCGCCGTGTTATTGTGAAACCACTCACCATAGGCCAGTTAGCCAgcgtaaaaaacgaaaggcAAGGTTGTGCGGATGAGGAAGTGACTTTATTCTACCAAGAAGTCCAACGCAAGTCGCCCAACATCTTCCTCAACACATCGGTATCTCCGGGTATCACCGCTTTGTTGGCTGCTCGTTCACATGGCGTGAGTGACGATGGTTGGTCGCCTTCTCGTCCTCGACGAGGTCACCCATCTCGTCCAGCTCGAACCTACCAGCGAGAACGCAATGTAGTCTCATCACCTGCTCGTTCACGTATACCGCCTGTTTCACCTGCGAGACGCACTAGTGCTATAATGGCCCCCCCTCAACAACCGAACCAGCAACATAACTACAGGACTAGAGCTAATCGAACGACCAATGGGACTCGGGACCGTATAAGAGAAGGTGCCAGTGATGGAACGAGAGAGAGAAGTCGACGTGTAGTTAGACGAGTGGTTTCAACAGATGAAGACGAAGAGGTGGATATCGAAGTAGAGGAGAGAAGGAGCAGTCGCCGTACATCACCGAGAGACGAAGACTCTGGtgacgaagaagaaactcGACGAACCCGTAGCAATGCTCGACAACGTCCACAAACCCGTAACGGTGATGCATTATCAACAAGTGATTCAGATGACAGCGAAAGTGAAAGCGATCTTGCCAGTGATCTGCTAGATAGCGATGATTCGGATTCAGAGACACGCGGATCATCGTCTTCGTCATCTTCTGAATATTCGGATTGGACAGCCGAAGCAGGAGTCAATTTGGAACCACCGAAGAGGACTAGAAAGAAAGTTTATCGAAGGCCACGTTGCCTGTCGAGTGAAGAAGAG ACTACAACCGCATCAACTTCTGCCCAGCCAGCGAATGCTGAAGCTGAGGAAGGTGAAGGGAGTCAGCCTGGGCCGAAGAAAAGACGGGCTCCGATTCCTAAAGCTGGATCAGGAGGATTGGACCGTATTCCAGAGAGCTTCCGACCGTCCGAATGGTTATCGTCGGTGGTCCCACGTAGGCAACCTTTCTACCCCCAAATGGGTGACGAAGTCATTTACTTTAGACAAG GTCACGAGCAATACGTTGACGCTATAAATCAGAAGAAACTCTTCGACCTCAATCCGCGTTCACTTCCCTGGTCCAGTCAGACCATTCGTGAACAAGAGTTGGTTAAAATCATTGGCATTAAATACGAAATTAAACCTCCAAGGCTCTGCTGCCTAAAG CTCGGCTTAATGGATCCTGCGACTGGAGTGTTGACAGGCGAATCGTTCACTTTAAAATATCACGATGTGGCTGATGTGCTTGATTTTTTGGTGCTAAAGCAAAATTACGAATTAGCTATTCAACGAAACTGGCAGCCTGGGGATCGGTTCCGTAGCATCATTGATGACTTGTGGTGGGAAGGCCAGTTGGAGACGCGTGAACCTTTTCAGCCACAGTGCCCCGATTCCATGTTCTTATGTTACCGCATCAG ATGGGATAACGATGAAGTTGACCGCCTTAGTCCGTGGGATTTGGAGAAGATCGATTTAGAGAGGAGACCTACTAGTGCTGGCACCGGTGTTCCAGTGATACCTGCCGAGATCGCCATGACACTGTATCAGCCGCGGGCCGAAGATTGGCCCCCAGGTGGTGATCGAGACTCAGAGTGCGATCGCATCGCCGCCGGAATCAGCCAAGTTATGGGCCTAGCTATAGCCGAACCTTTTGCTGCGCCCGTCGACCTTAATTTGTACCCATCTTACGCTTACGTCGTTGAATATCCAATGGATCTCTCAACTATAAAAGCTAGGCTGGAAAATCGCTTCTATCGCCGTGTGACTGCCGTCCAATACGACGTGCGTTACGTCTTCACCAACGCTTGCAAATTCAATGAACCCAAGTCGGATATTGTGCGATCGGCTTCCATCATTTCTGATTTGTGTCTGGAAATTATTCGCAATCGCGATTCCGTGGACGCCACAGCTTTGTATCATCAACTCGTGGAGAAGTATAAAATTCGCGACGAAAGTGCTAATGAAAACGCTACTGCCGGCCCAAGTACTAGCAAAGGAGCtgacacaaaaagaaatgaatctGCGCCGAATACTCCCAATACCCGTTCAAAGAGTCGTCGTAATTCTGAACACACGAACTCGGATTCGGATAATGATTCGTCAAAAGCCAAAGGCAAAAATGGAACTAATAGTGCTAAATCAAAG gaaaagaaaattaatactcGAATAGCTAAAGCAGCTGCCCTGAGCTGGAAGCAGCAGTGTAAGGATTTACTAGAAATGTTGCATAATTCCGAAGATGGAGGACCTTTCCGCGAACCTGTCAACATCCTGGAAGTACCTGATTACCTCCAGGTTATTGATCATCCGATGGATTTGCTGACAGTACGCGAACAGCTTCAGGTCAGCAATTATGCCACACCGATGGATTTCACAAAGGACGTCCGCCTTATCTTTGAAAATTCCAAAAACTTCAACACCAATAAGAAATCCAGAATTTATGCAATGACGGTTCGGTTATCGGCTGTCTTTGAAGAGCACATACGAAGTATTCTTGCTTCTTATAAATATCGTAAAAATACGGGAA GGAAATCCAAGAGTCCGCATTCAAAAGGTACCAAATCAAGGAAGGGCAAATCTTTGGCCCCTCCTAACGCGGCTAGGGGCATTAAACTAGAGAATGGCGTCGAACTACCCAGAGAAAACATTAAAATCGTCCTTAGTCGCGTGAACAAAGGGCAG ATTGTCGTCCAGCCAAGCTCTTCCACTCAAACAACTGATGCTGGTGTTGGATCGGTCCGTAGACGCATCCTCGAAGAAGATGAACCTGGTGCGTCGAATCATTCCGTCCTTCCCAATGGAAATTCGGTTCACACAAGTGAAGATATCGATGTGAAACCTGGTCCAAGTGGCTTATCTGCTTCCGCATTGGCACCTACAACTAACGGTTTAGGTAAGCGGGGACCGAAGCGAAGGATCGTCAGTGATGATGACtatgaggaggaggaggatgacgacgacgaccaTGAAGCAACTCTACTCATTCCCAAAGAGGAAGAGAGTTTAGGGTCTCCTGATCAAAATAAATCTCAAGAAGATCTGACTAAAGGAAAAGCTTTGAAAAAACGAGACGCTTCTGCTGTTTTGAGAAGCGGTCAAGAAGAAAGCAGCTCTGAAGATGAAAAACCAATCAG CCAAAGAAGACGGTTGCCAATGGCCAAAGTGCCTGTTCCAGTtgttaaagaagaagacgTACGTCCATCAAGTAGCTCATCCAATGGCAGCTCGGTCAGCAAAGGCAATAGTTCTAATAGTGGAAGTTTGTGCGAAGATGGGAGCTCTTTACGACGCTCAGGTCGGGCCCGTCGTAAACCTAAAAGACCTTTTGATTCAGAGCCCagtgaaaatgaagaaaaatccCCAGCATTAGCCGAAGGTCGAAAACATCAGCCGAGGGCCGTTCGCACTCGAAATGGTGGAAAACGCACCGTTCGTTACCGCGAGGACTCGGAGGACGAAGCTAAAAAGAGAAATAGCCGCCAAACAGGTGAGTCGAAAGGAAATAGCAGCCGATTGGCCAGAAAAGTAAATAGtgatgacgacgatgatgatgatgaccaCGAAAACGAGGATCCCAgagtaaaaaaacaagaaaacggaAGTATCAAAAGATGTAGCCGACAGTCTGCTCAAGAAGCATCCAAGAGATTGCGTACGGACTTGGCCACGTCGTCCGACGATGACGATGTACCAGCCATACCTACATACGCTGTGAGCAGCCGAGGAAGGCTCCGCAAAATTATCAACCACTCACATCAGGATTCGTATTCTGAATGA
- the LOC116936390 gene encoding bromodomain and WD repeat-containing protein 3 isoform X2, producing MDIKPFANQSDAPSSVTAELYFLIARLLSQGPCRNASEALQRELEIHGLLPKRIDWLGNEHDQTYAQVCQNFSHVGSNHLLELCRRLGPLVDKEVPTNVRGVHSLLGAGRQSILRRKEDQVRKLHREHYVVRQNKKPRLFPHDITHPPNAVSLLFGREFTGSFDQRGIAPAKLYSRVQLFCRTLGHLSAVYCVLFDRTGQYIFTGADDLLIKIWSVVTGRLLATLRGASAEIADLAVSCDNSLLAAGSCDKIVRVWCLRTTAPIAVLTGHGGTITSINFCPADRGSVHYLASTSSDGSVSFWEYVKEPGQIPKFFPRPHKFNEKIRPGQAQMLCASFSPGGMFMATGCADHHVRVYAMFGQEGPERILEQEAHSDRVDSIQWANTGLRFISGSKDGTALIWRYERQEWRTVRLRMSCRLEGASSATAEELSQKLKVTMVTWSRDDRYLITAVSDFSIKLWDSSTGILRKELRGHEGEAFVLESHPYDPNVLLSAGHDGRLLIWDMSKGEVMKSFLNFIDGQGHGAVFDAKWNPSGSTIAATDSHGHLSIYGIGPSESFKKLPKAIFFHTDYRPLIRDAHHHVLDEQTQLAPHLMPPPFLVDSEGNPYPPHMQRLVPGRENLKDDQLVPTVVVNANGEQEILAGVEMPVLPGAEVANNPPVVVSPPQFVPQRTRSNIDQMIAELAHQQERQRNRPRSSTTAAVAAASGTNSSTSSVPPNSDHSYTSRTPHTVHNRPLLVASGSTNSPRASVTPDPAFNETDGDAAQNDDSVNLSTEATASESLPGFSRRVIVKPLTIGQLASVKNERQGCADEEVTLFYQEVQRKSPNIFLNTSVSPGITALLAARSHGVSDDGWSPSRPRRGHPSRPARTYQRERNVVSSPARSRIPPVSPARRTSAIMAPPQQPNQQHNYRTRANRTTNGTRDRIREGASDGTRERSRRVVRRVVSTDEDEEVDIEVEERRSSRRTSPRDEDSGDEEETRRTRSNARQRPQTRNGDALSTSDSDDSESESDLASDLLDSDDSDSETRGSSSSSSSEYSDWTAEAGVNLEPPKRTRKKVYRRPRCLSSEEETTTASTSAQPANAEAEEGEGSQPGPKKRRAPIPKAGSGGLDRIPESFRPSEWLSSVVPRRQPFYPQMGDEVIYFRQGHEQYVDAINQKKLFDLNPRSLPWSSQTIREQELVKIIGIKYEIKPPRLCCLKLGLMDPATGVLTGESFTLKYHDVADVLDFLVLKQNYELAIQRNWQPGDRFRSIIDDLWWEGQLETREPFQPQCPDSMFLCYRIRWDNDEVDRLSPWDLEKIDLERRPTSAGTGVPVIPAEIAMTLYQPRAEDWPPGGDRDSECDRIAAGISQVMGLAIAEPFAAPVDLNLYPSYAYVVEYPMDLSTIKARLENRFYRRVTAVQYDVRYVFTNACKFNEPKSDIVRSASIISDLCLEIIRNRDSVDATALYHQLVEKYKIRDESANENATAGPSTSKGADTKRNESAPNTPNTRSKSRRNSEHTNSDSDNDSSKAKGKNGTNSAKSKEKKINTRIAKAAALSWKQQCKDLLEMLHNSEDGGPFREPVNILEVPDYLQVIDHPMDLLTVREQLQVSNYATPMDFTKDVRLIFENSKNFNTNKKSRIYAMTVRLSAVFEEHIRSILASYKYRKNTGSKFRC from the exons atggacattaaaccCTTCGCAAATCAAAGTGATGCACCTTCATCTGTGACAGCAG AACTCTACTTCTTGATCGCCCGATTACTCAGCCAGGGCCCTTGCCGAAATGCTTCAGAG GCGCTACAACGGGAGTTGGAGATACACGGG tTGTTACCAAAACGGATCGATTGGCTCGGGAATGAACACGATCAAACTTATGCACAAGTG tGCCAAAATTTTTCACATGTCGGTAGCAACCATTTGCTAGAATTATGCCGGCGATTGGGTCCGTTAGTAGACAAGGAGGTGCCGACCAACGTCCGAGGTGTTCACTCATTGCTGGGCGCCGGACGACAGTCAATACTCCGTCGTAAAGAGG ATCAAGTAAGAAAACTCCATCGTGAGCACTATGTTGTACGACAGAACAAGAAACCTCGGTTATTTCCACATGACATCACTCACCCACCTAATGCAG TTTCGCTGTTGTTCGGGCGTGAATTTACGGGGTCGTTCGACCAACGAGGTATTGCTCCCGCGAAACTCTACAGCCGGGTTCAGCTGTTTTGTCGCACGCTAGGCCATCTTTCAGCTGTTTATTGTGTCCTCTTCGATCGGACTGGCCAATACATTTTTACG GGAGCCGATGATCTTCTGATCAAAATCTGGAGTGTTGTTACGGGCCGCTTGTTAGCTACTCTCCGTGGTGCCTCAGCGGAGATCGCCGATTTGGCCGTTAGTTGCGATAATTCGTTGCTGGCAGCCGGATCATGCGATAAAATTGTTCGCGTCTGGTGCCTTCGTACTACTGCCCCC attGCAGTATTGACTGGTCATGGAGGTACAATCACTTCCATCAACTTTTGTCCTGCAGATAGAGGCTCGGTTCACTATCTGGCATCTACTAGTTCTGATGGCTCGGTTTCCTTTTGGGAATATGTTAAAGAGCCGGGTCAGATACCAAAATTCTT TCCTAGACCTCACAAGTTCAATGAGAAAATCAGGCCTGGTCAAGCTCAAATGTTGTGTGCTTCGTTTAGCCCAGGTGGCATGTTTATGGCTACTGGTTGCGCTGATCATCACGTCAG GGTGTATGCCATGTTTGGACAAGAAGGACCTGAGCGTATTCTTGAACAGGAAGCTCATTCTGATCGAGTGGATTCCATCCAGTGGGCCAATACAGGCCTTCGTTTCATTTCGGGCAGCAAGGATGGTACTGCGCTAATATGGCGTTATGAACGACAAGAATGGCGAACTGTCCGCTTAAGGATGAGTTGTCGCCTTGAAGGTGCCAGCAGTGCCACAGCCGAGGAACTGAGTCAAAAACTGAAAGTCACTATGGTTACATGGAGCCGTGATGACCGTTACCTCATTACGGCTGTAAGTGACTTCTCCATCAAGCTTTGGGATTCATCAACTG GTATCCTGCGCAAAGAACTGAGAGGACACGAAGGCGAGGCATTTGTTTTGGAGTCCCACCCCTACGATCCCAATGTGCTGTTGAGTGCCGGGCACGACGGTCGTCTTTTGATTTGGGACATGTCCAAAGGCGAGGTAATGAAATCGTTCCTGAACTTCATTGATGGTCAAGGGCATGGAGCAGTTTTTGACGCCAAATGGAACCCATCCGGCTCAACGATTGCTGCAACGGACTCTCATGGCCATTTATCAATCTATGGCATAG GGCCGAGTGAATCATTTAAGAAGTTACCCAAAGCCATTTTCTTCCATACGGACTATCGACCGTTAATTCGGGATGCTCATCATCATGTGCTGGATGAGCAAACGCAGTTGGCGCCCCATTTGATGCCTCCTCCCTTCCTGGTCGACAGCGAAGGCAACCCGTACCCTCCTCATATGCAAAGATTAGTGCCTGGCCGAGAAAATCTTAAGGATGATCAGCTGGTTCCTACTGTGGTGGTTAATGCGAACGGCGAACAAGAAATATTGGCAGGAGTAGAGATGCCTGTACTGCCCGGTGCTGAGGTCGCGAATAACCCACCAGTTGTTGTGTCCCCTCCGCAATTCGTTCCTCAGCGTACTCGTTCAAACATTGATCAGATGATTGCTGAGCTGGCACACCAGCAGGAAAGGCAACGAAATCGTCCTCGCTCTTCTACAACGGCGGCAGTCGCTGCAGCGTCAGGAACCAATTCTTCAACTTCTAGCGTTCCACCCAACAGCGACCACTCGTATACGTCTCGAACACCCCACACCGTCCATAACCGTCCGTTACTTGTTGCATCTGGCAGCACCAATTCTCCCAGAGCATCTGTTACGCCTGATCCAGCATTTAACGAAACTGATGGTGATGCTGCCCAGAATGATGATTCCGTAAACCTGTCAACTGAAGCCACTGCTTCCGAATCTCTGCCCGGTTTCAGCCGCCGTGTTATTGTGAAACCACTCACCATAGGCCAGTTAGCCAgcgtaaaaaacgaaaggcAAGGTTGTGCGGATGAGGAAGTGACTTTATTCTACCAAGAAGTCCAACGCAAGTCGCCCAACATCTTCCTCAACACATCGGTATCTCCGGGTATCACCGCTTTGTTGGCTGCTCGTTCACATGGCGTGAGTGACGATGGTTGGTCGCCTTCTCGTCCTCGACGAGGTCACCCATCTCGTCCAGCTCGAACCTACCAGCGAGAACGCAATGTAGTCTCATCACCTGCTCGTTCACGTATACCGCCTGTTTCACCTGCGAGACGCACTAGTGCTATAATGGCCCCCCCTCAACAACCGAACCAGCAACATAACTACAGGACTAGAGCTAATCGAACGACCAATGGGACTCGGGACCGTATAAGAGAAGGTGCCAGTGATGGAACGAGAGAGAGAAGTCGACGTGTAGTTAGACGAGTGGTTTCAACAGATGAAGACGAAGAGGTGGATATCGAAGTAGAGGAGAGAAGGAGCAGTCGCCGTACATCACCGAGAGACGAAGACTCTGGtgacgaagaagaaactcGACGAACCCGTAGCAATGCTCGACAACGTCCACAAACCCGTAACGGTGATGCATTATCAACAAGTGATTCAGATGACAGCGAAAGTGAAAGCGATCTTGCCAGTGATCTGCTAGATAGCGATGATTCGGATTCAGAGACACGCGGATCATCGTCTTCGTCATCTTCTGAATATTCGGATTGGACAGCCGAAGCAGGAGTCAATTTGGAACCACCGAAGAGGACTAGAAAGAAAGTTTATCGAAGGCCACGTTGCCTGTCGAGTGAAGAAGAG ACTACAACCGCATCAACTTCTGCCCAGCCAGCGAATGCTGAAGCTGAGGAAGGTGAAGGGAGTCAGCCTGGGCCGAAGAAAAGACGGGCTCCGATTCCTAAAGCTGGATCAGGAGGATTGGACCGTATTCCAGAGAGCTTCCGACCGTCCGAATGGTTATCGTCGGTGGTCCCACGTAGGCAACCTTTCTACCCCCAAATGGGTGACGAAGTCATTTACTTTAGACAAG GTCACGAGCAATACGTTGACGCTATAAATCAGAAGAAACTCTTCGACCTCAATCCGCGTTCACTTCCCTGGTCCAGTCAGACCATTCGTGAACAAGAGTTGGTTAAAATCATTGGCATTAAATACGAAATTAAACCTCCAAGGCTCTGCTGCCTAAAG CTCGGCTTAATGGATCCTGCGACTGGAGTGTTGACAGGCGAATCGTTCACTTTAAAATATCACGATGTGGCTGATGTGCTTGATTTTTTGGTGCTAAAGCAAAATTACGAATTAGCTATTCAACGAAACTGGCAGCCTGGGGATCGGTTCCGTAGCATCATTGATGACTTGTGGTGGGAAGGCCAGTTGGAGACGCGTGAACCTTTTCAGCCACAGTGCCCCGATTCCATGTTCTTATGTTACCGCATCAG ATGGGATAACGATGAAGTTGACCGCCTTAGTCCGTGGGATTTGGAGAAGATCGATTTAGAGAGGAGACCTACTAGTGCTGGCACCGGTGTTCCAGTGATACCTGCCGAGATCGCCATGACACTGTATCAGCCGCGGGCCGAAGATTGGCCCCCAGGTGGTGATCGAGACTCAGAGTGCGATCGCATCGCCGCCGGAATCAGCCAAGTTATGGGCCTAGCTATAGCCGAACCTTTTGCTGCGCCCGTCGACCTTAATTTGTACCCATCTTACGCTTACGTCGTTGAATATCCAATGGATCTCTCAACTATAAAAGCTAGGCTGGAAAATCGCTTCTATCGCCGTGTGACTGCCGTCCAATACGACGTGCGTTACGTCTTCACCAACGCTTGCAAATTCAATGAACCCAAGTCGGATATTGTGCGATCGGCTTCCATCATTTCTGATTTGTGTCTGGAAATTATTCGCAATCGCGATTCCGTGGACGCCACAGCTTTGTATCATCAACTCGTGGAGAAGTATAAAATTCGCGACGAAAGTGCTAATGAAAACGCTACTGCCGGCCCAAGTACTAGCAAAGGAGCtgacacaaaaagaaatgaatctGCGCCGAATACTCCCAATACCCGTTCAAAGAGTCGTCGTAATTCTGAACACACGAACTCGGATTCGGATAATGATTCGTCAAAAGCCAAAGGCAAAAATGGAACTAATAGTGCTAAATCAAAG gaaaagaaaattaatactcGAATAGCTAAAGCAGCTGCCCTGAGCTGGAAGCAGCAGTGTAAGGATTTACTAGAAATGTTGCATAATTCCGAAGATGGAGGACCTTTCCGCGAACCTGTCAACATCCTGGAAGTACCTGATTACCTCCAGGTTATTGATCATCCGATGGATTTGCTGACAGTACGCGAACAGCTTCAGGTCAGCAATTATGCCACACCGATGGATTTCACAAAGGACGTCCGCCTTATCTTTGAAAATTCCAAAAACTTCAACACCAATAAGAAATCCAGAATTTATGCAATGACGGTTCGGTTATCGGCTGTCTTTGAAGAGCACATACGAAGTATTCTTGCTTCTTATAAATATCGTAAAAATACGGGAAGTAAGTTTCGTTGTTAA